One window of the Burkholderia sp. FERM BP-3421 genome contains the following:
- a CDS encoding NAD-dependent succinate-semialdehyde dehydrogenase — protein MAIPSYTDTQLLINGEWCDAASGKTIDVVNPATGAIIGRVAHAGIADLDRALDAAQRGFALWRKVPAHERAATMRKAAALVRERADAIARLMTQEQGKPFVEARIELLSAADIIEWFADEGRRVYGRVVPPRNLAAQQTVVKEPVGPVAAFTPWNFPVNQVVRKLSAALATGCSFLVKAPEETPASPAELLRAFADAGVPAGVIGLVYGDPAEISGYLIPHPVIRKVTFTGSTPVGKQLAALAGAHMKRATMELGGHAPVIVADDADLALAVKAAGGAKFRNAGQVCISPTRFLVHNSIREEFTRALVQHAESLKLGDGLAEGTTLGPLANARRLGAMRKVLDDARAVGATVATGGERVGEVGNFFAPTVLADVPLEADVFNNEPFGPVAAIRGFDSLEDAIAEANRLPYGLAGYAFTKSFRNVHLLTQHLEVGMLWINQPAAPWPEMPFGGVKDSGYGSEGGPEALEPYLVTKAVSVLAV, from the coding sequence ATGGCCATTCCGAGCTACACCGATACGCAGTTGCTGATCAATGGCGAGTGGTGCGACGCCGCGAGCGGCAAGACGATCGATGTCGTCAATCCCGCGACCGGCGCCATCATCGGCCGGGTCGCGCATGCGGGCATCGCGGATCTCGACCGCGCGCTCGACGCCGCGCAGCGCGGCTTCGCGCTGTGGCGCAAGGTGCCCGCGCACGAGCGCGCCGCCACGATGCGCAAGGCCGCGGCCCTCGTGCGCGAACGCGCCGACGCGATCGCGCGGCTGATGACGCAGGAGCAGGGCAAGCCGTTCGTGGAAGCGCGCATCGAGCTGCTGTCGGCCGCCGACATCATCGAATGGTTCGCCGACGAAGGCCGCCGCGTGTACGGCCGGGTCGTGCCACCGCGCAATCTCGCGGCGCAGCAGACGGTGGTGAAGGAGCCGGTCGGCCCGGTCGCCGCGTTCACGCCGTGGAATTTCCCGGTGAACCAGGTGGTGCGCAAGCTGAGCGCCGCGCTCGCGACCGGCTGCTCTTTCCTGGTCAAGGCGCCGGAGGAAACCCCGGCGTCGCCGGCCGAACTGCTGCGCGCATTCGCCGACGCGGGCGTGCCGGCGGGCGTGATCGGGCTCGTGTACGGCGACCCGGCGGAAATCTCGGGCTACCTGATTCCGCATCCGGTGATCCGCAAGGTCACCTTCACCGGCTCGACGCCGGTCGGCAAGCAGCTCGCGGCGCTGGCCGGCGCGCACATGAAGCGCGCGACCATGGAGCTGGGCGGCCACGCGCCCGTCATCGTCGCCGACGACGCCGACCTCGCGCTGGCCGTCAAGGCGGCGGGCGGCGCGAAGTTCCGCAACGCGGGGCAGGTGTGCATCTCGCCGACCCGCTTCCTCGTGCACAACAGCATCCGCGAGGAATTCACGCGCGCGCTGGTCCAGCATGCGGAAAGCCTGAAGCTCGGCGATGGCCTCGCGGAGGGCACGACCCTCGGCCCGCTCGCGAACGCACGCCGGCTCGGCGCGATGCGCAAGGTGCTCGACGATGCGCGCGCGGTGGGCGCGACGGTCGCCACGGGCGGCGAGCGCGTGGGCGAGGTCGGCAACTTCTTCGCGCCGACGGTGCTGGCCGACGTGCCGCTCGAAGCCGACGTGTTCAACAACGAGCCGTTCGGCCCGGTCGCGGCGATCCGCGGCTTCGATTCGCTCGAGGACGCGATCGCCGAGGCCAATCGCCTGCCTTACGGGCTCGCCGGCTACGCGTTCACGAAGTCGTTCCGCAACGTGCACCTGCTGACCCAGCATCTGGAGGTCGGCATGCTGTGGATCAACCAACCCGCCGCGCCGTGGCCTGAAATGCCGTTCGGCGGCGTGAAGGATTCCGGCTATGGATCGGAAGGCGGTCCGGAGGCGCTCGAACCGTACCTCGTCACCAAGGCGGTGTCGGTGCTCGCAGTCTGA
- a CDS encoding helix-turn-helix transcriptional regulator, with translation MRAALLDMIPSGLSSADDVADKLAVSRRTLQRRLEQGGTRFKTLLASVREQLARHYIVHSDLPYNQISFLLGYQDPNSFFRAFHAWTGMTPDAARALSQVMH, from the coding sequence GTGCGGGCCGCGCTGCTCGACATGATTCCCAGTGGCCTCAGCAGCGCGGACGACGTCGCGGACAAGCTCGCCGTCAGCCGGCGAACGCTGCAACGACGGCTCGAACAGGGAGGCACCCGTTTCAAGACGCTGCTGGCCAGCGTGCGCGAACAGCTCGCGCGTCACTACATCGTCCATTCCGATTTGCCGTACAACCAGATCTCTTTCCTGCTGGGATATCAGGATCCCAACTCCTTCTTCCGCGCCTTCCACGCGTGGACCGGCATGACGCCGGACGCGGCCCGCGCGCTGTCGCAAGTCATGCACTGA